The Dermacentor silvarum isolate Dsil-2018 chromosome 11, BIME_Dsil_1.4, whole genome shotgun sequence region TATCTTTTGGTGTTGTTTGCACGTGTGCAAGGGACTTTATCCCAGTATATATTGTAAGGCCTACGTTTCAATAAAACAGTTGGTAGCTTGCGCTCAAGCTTTCTTTATGTTCCTTCTCTTTGCAATGTCTGTTTCCTGTTTCACACAAATAAGTATCAGTACTTAACATGGTAGCATCTTCGGCAGACCTAAGTCTTCGGCTCTGTACTGTCAAGGAGTGCAGCTTCCTGTCTTTTTCATTTCGGTAAAGCTGCATATAATTCATACATGTTTTAAAGTTGTGGCATCATGTGTATATCTGATATGATTAGCACTAGAAAAAATTTTAGTGAGTACTTGCTGTCCTAAGTTTTAATATCAACAAGAGTGGGATCACGCTATCCAGCTTCTATCAGTATTCAAATGACTGAGATCACAGGTAGGAATTACGTGGCGATAACCTGTTACTGATACACTTTACGATGAATACCCAAGTGACATGCTTACTGCTGATACTGCCTGCCATCACTAGTACCGGCAACCAAGAATGCATGTTTGAAGACTCGGGTTCGGGCTGACCGTTGCGAACCGTTTTATAAGCATGTGACAGGAACGTTCGCTATGCATATAGGCCGAGCATGCGTCTGTTACAACAGACCGTTTCAGCATCGAAATTTCAGAGACATGGCAGCAAGAATGTCTGCATGTCGGTGCCTGGTACTTACGTCTCCGAAGGCCTGGATGCTCTTGATGGCACCGACCACTTTCTGATGATCCACGTCCATTACACGGGCCAGTTTCAGAGAGTCGCAAGCCCCATGCTCGGCGACGTGCTTCAGAATGCTTTCCACCAGGTCAACCATATTTGCCGCTGACGTTTATACTTGAAGCAATATGTAGACAGAGCACGAATTACGGCGACTGAACTCGCTACGGGTCCCTCACAACACACTATCCGCGGTGACAAGGAAAGGCGAAAGCATACGTTCGTGTATTATACTCGGCAGGCCACGCGACAGGTCGGCTGAGCGCGCGGCTACTGTACCGGCAGACAGAACCACGAACGAGCCGTCACAACTTTCCTGCTATATCTCCTTGCGACTGTCTCTGCCGATTCTACCTGGATTCTAATACAAAAACTACTACAAATAAGCCAACTGTATGCCACAGTATTGGTTCGTGGGGTGATTTGGCCCACGCGAGGTCCACAGGAGCAGACGCACGCCCGTCCGCTGTGGCTAGCTCTGTGCTTcagccatagagtaacatatacaaCGTATGTTGCggaaagcaacggggctgattttttcaaagcattgaggtttagggacagtgaaggcaaaatagactttaagcgggtagaaataaaaccaaacggaggttatctgattggtgactaaaatcaaggcaggggtgaaataaTAGAATATGGTGAAATTTCAACCACCACTaaatacaaaatatgttaatagtcacggctaggtggcgtatgccaccgcccaaTTTAAAGGTTTTTACCTCATCCATCTACCCACCCATATTTGACATATATAAGAACCGACAAACAAAGTTaccgtgccattttttttttttacaaaataagtagGGAATTGTTTTATTTAACTGCTATTGATAAAATATGTACCTATTGACAAAATATGTACACATCATACACATAAACCTTTTTTATCTCACTCCTAATGCTAGAGCATTAAAACTGCGTAGCAAACGAGACAAAAATGAGACAAACACTTTTTTTGCCCGttgtttgcattattttttattttagaaAATTAAGGGGACAGCCAAGGACAGCTTGATTAACATAATCGCTATCGCTTTCAACTTGGCCACACGGTCCACACCATAGAGTTTCACTATGGTTTCACAAAGTTGATCTTTATTCTGTGGTTTCACACTATTCTATGGGCCACACGCATGGCGTGTTTTCCTCCATGCGTTTTAATTTCAATTTCGCTTTCACACTGCTGACGCTCATACGTAATTTGTTTCATTTGAGACAGTTCATTCTTTAGCTGCGCACACAATGTCAAGTGGAGGCAGAGGTGTCATCGTGCGGATCTGGAATAATTTCTTGTCATCCATTACAACCAAACAGAGTCCGCACAGAGAAGTCGGTCGTGACCATTTCGGCAACAGATACTTTGAAATTGCGGCCGGTAAGTTATTTCTGTCATGCTTCTGTGAACAGTTGCGCGATCGAGCCGGGGCTGTAGGCGCACATTGACGTTTCAGATCCCAGCAGAGGCAAGCGAAAGCCGAGGCGGTGGTTTGAGCCGCGCACTAAGGACAACTTCAACGCGGATATGCCCCCCGAGTGGGAAGGTGAGCCGAGCTAGCGTCGAGTACAGTCGGCGTCTCCTTATGACTGGTTCGTTTCTTTCTAGCTTGGCTGCGGGCTCGGCGTTCCTCCCCTCCAACTCAAGAGGTGCGTGCCTTGTAGTGTACCAAATTTGGCGGACATTTATCGGTATTTATTTTACACGTGAAAATTTCGCATGTTAATATTAACTTACCGGGTTTCTTCTTTTTcggcgatggtggtggtggtggtggtgtcacgctggaaagtgggccgatccttgcgattgtgcagaaagggtccaagctgaatggcacatcatcatcatcagcctctattttatgttcactgcaggacgaaggcctctccctgcgatctccaattacccctgtcttgcgctagcgtattccaacttgcgccgaatggcacataccagggacaaaaaaaaaaaaaaaaaagagagagagagagaaagaaaatcaccacgaaggtcagagaaagaaagaaagagaaaaaaaaatcgccacgaagatcagagaaagagagagaaaatcaccacgtaggtcagatacacacacgacaagcctcgcttacccccattttctcgacaatggaagggctggtgatttttatcTTTCTCCCCTGTTAGATATttaggctgtgttccaatactcgccttagacggcaaagtagacggaTAAGCGCATAGAGTTTCTCTCTATAATATAGCGGGCCTCTTGGATTATCCGTCTTTGACAGTCTCGGACTGTCCGaggcggtgctttcagccaatgagcgttgcgtatgcagcaTCTCGGACAGTCCgcgactgtcagggacggataatcgaagaggcccagtgagaaactctatggctaaGTGGACAGCAGCCAACTTAAGTCTCGTTCCATTTCTCACGAAGACGTCAAACTAGACAGcctcgcgaagacagcatcgaagtcaagaacgatgcaggctactttcctgtctaaacaagatggcgactgagcaggacgcttggaagctcgacgggaaggtcgtctgcgcgcacaaaaacgtagacacgcttttctatacccttaGTGTAagtcgcatcgtgtttttcataggttcgcaggtgaaaatacttaaaatacagaaatattGTGTGCTTTTTTCAACTTTCTTCTTGttgccgcgaggtggcgtcatgTCGTAGAAGCGTCTTCGAGACGGTTCGAAACGCATTCCATTACTTGGCCTCAAAGCTGTCTCGGCTGACTCCTTAGCTGTCTgcgtcatagagtttctcactattacACTTAGAGGGTAATCTggtgccaccgtctatgcgagtttcttaaagggcgctgtgccgtcatggaaatgacaggatatgtgtctgcgaggcttgtgatggctggtgttgtacgaggcttcatctaaaacgtggatatggctacatgAATGCTGCGCTCTTAAAATGAAATCTACATACacggctttcattcacccatattacatctctcaataaagtttactcaccctCAATGCTGAATCAaccaaagaaaagcaagaacagacgacaagttgttccaaagcaagcGAGAATCATGTcatctgtcctccaactttagcggccagctgaaactttttacgtttcatatgactttacatccaataataagtcctcaaaattaaaccaaacatgtttttgtgtaataataaagttAAAAGAGCTGTTTAGGTGCTGTTTCAGCGGGAAATTAATCATgagggctatttttttttttacctacacttGGTGTAGGCTCGTGTAGACGAGTGTAGTGCAGAACAGAGGCTATGACGGCTTGTGCTGCACTTGGCTAAAGCCAATCAGAGCAGACGAAAAGCGCTTGACTCCGCATTTCGCCTGACTTCGCATTTACTGGCTGCGTATAAgcccttgcctgaaactaaaTGCCAATGTGTATGAGTTTCCTTTCATCAACAAATCTTGATTAACTGCAGTGAAATACATCGTGAATGTGCAGTGCACGAAGACAACGTCTCAATGCGTGTAATACAGCGCGGAGTCTGAAACAGCCCGCACCCTtcgtgagcaaggtatctttatCTTCTTGGAAGATTCACTCACCTTTCTGTGTGACACATGGTCACACCAGCACTTCGTTACCATCCCTGCAGCGAATATTCACTATTGCCGCTATATCAGCGCCGATAGTCACAGACAAAATGGTGCCATGCGTTTGCAACGCCAGCTTGCTTATTTATCGTCTGTTGCCTACACTCAACGAAACCGcagtgtagaaagtgtagttttcatgTTACACTGCAGCTATAAAAAATGGCTTCGTGTAGGTGGGCGAGATACACTTTTCtacaccaaataaaaaaaatggtgaCTTCCTACAACTCGTGTAGccagtgtaggtaaaaaaaaatagcCCTACTGTGACAGatggaacggtgctagccaggcgcgtcttcaagacgttctggctgtccaagaacgatgccaatccaaaGTCACAATTTATTGGCATTCCcaagcataccacagcgcagcagcaccagatttccctctaggtaatatagtgagaaactctatggtctgCGTAGACTGTCTCCGaagctggccagaattggaataCACCCATAGTTCATACAtggggcactttcgatcgcgattggCACCTTTGCACAGGCTGACGGTGGGAACCAATCGCAATCGAGAAGTATATTGATCTGAACTgagcttgatcgcgatcaaaaatACCCGGTGTGACTGGGCTATAACAAAATTTTAGACAAACAGTCTATAAATGGCACAATTCCTGCAACTACTTGAAGAGTGTTTTCTAGTCTGCAAGCTATAAGGGGAATGTGATATGTTTCACATTTCACAAACAGCTGAGACGTTTCACTTCACGAGTCATCATTTTTCATTCATTCAACAATTAAACACTGTGGATAAGCCGACAGCATATTGTACTTGTTGCCAACATTTACAGTCCacaatgatttaatgaaaggccaAACTTTCATGTGACTATGAAGGAAGTAAGAGTGAAATTGAGATTTGAACACAACATTGTTGGGCCCCAGAAGACGTTTACGAGCATGATGTATTCACCCAAAGATAAGACAAACCTTAAACTTGAAGTAGAATCAGTTTGTTTATAACATTATGCAGGTGGAGAGCACCAATGAATAATACAAGAAAAAAGGCATATACGACTAGGTCTTAAAAGTTGAGCTTGAAGGAAATACCAGTAAAAACAGGATGGATGGTGACGAGATGAGACAAACACAGCATTGACTAACAAAGTTTATTGCCTCTCGATGTCAATATATATTGCAAGGACAAACAGCAGAAAAAAATGGGGGGCTTAGGATATCACTGTTTATTAGATCAGTTGATGATTTCGTTTCGATGTAGTGATAGTGTAGGCATGCGGACATGATTTTCTCCACATTATTGATTGCGAATGCTTCAAAAGTTGCATGTTCACATTGTTCATAGTATTTCCCCAAAACTGCGCATTCAGCAAGCATTGGTTTACAGTTACATTTTTTGCAGTCTTCGGTCAGATGGCTGCTAACCAAACCTTTTAGTGAGTACGCATGCTTCTAAAGTCTCATTAATACAGCGGCCCATTTGGCTGATTTAGCAGTGTCCGCAGGAAAGTGGTATTCTGTAAATTGCAACACTGCAAAGTATGCACTTGGGCACTCTGACACTGAATGAATTGTTCTGCATGCTTCTATTTGCAGCATGGTTTGTACCACCTAGCCCTATTCAATGTGCTACGGTCTTACAAGCCATTGCGAAAAAATAGCCAAACTTTGAATAATAAAGCAAGCAAATATCAAGAgacacaaacaagaaaaaaagtaaagctTTCTGCAGCAGGCTGATGCGTGATCCTGCCTTTGTCAGGCTCCTTGTATCAGAGTGCACCTAGGCTGTGCACCGAGCGCCATTGCAGCCACACTACAGACTTGATTTTACTGACCATGATCAGCTAAAACTTCattccgtaaaaaaaaaataataatctacATACTTTTTTGGTTTAAACTGAAAAAGCTGAAGCCTATTCATAATGCGGGTTGGTACACCTTGAAATCTTTGAAAACCATTGAATTTGTAATAAGCGAGTCAAGGGCCCTTAGAACTTATTGAAAGGATGTGTGCTCCTTGAATTCCTTGAAAACTGCAGCTTTTGAACATTCAAAGTAACAAACAAAGGGGCTGTGCCACCGACACTGTTTATCGGCAAGCAATCCTAGGGATTTTCTTTTAAGACTGTCGCTAAATGAATGCAATGTGGCATGTCCACAGCCACCAATGACAGGCTTGTTTAAATCTCTGTTGCTCCCTTGGAGCTATACAAAGCCAGATCAAGCGACCGAGCTGTGCCACTATTTTGTTGATTTGCTGGTTGGTCCACACTGCAGCCATCATGGCTCCATTTTTGAGCTCTAGGCTTTGGAAGTGCCTGGCGGAAAGTAAGTTTCAGTCATTTGGCTTTAACATGGCGAGTCTCTTTGGTTGAAGTCGGACACTACTCACAATCATGCAAGAAGACAATTGGCATAATTACAATGAGAAACTTAGAAAAGTGATCTGAAGGGCTTGAAGCATGTGTCcatctcagcagctgcttagctgcaATTTGCTTAGCTGCATGAAATTGCAGATAAGAAGGAGATTTCACTATTTTTCAGTGTATGTGTACAATTAAGGTTTGTTACTGACTCCTTTAACTTTGGCCTTtggcatccttgaaatccttgaattgtCCTTGAATTTCGAGTCAGGTGTTCTGTAAAAGCTCTGATAATGCATCTGGCATGCAACTATGTTGCGGTTGTAGCCTGAGCTGTATCCGCAATGGCTGTCACCAGTAACTGAAGTATCATCCAGGCAACTTATGCGAGTCAGTCAAATCACTGCCACGGTAGAAAGCGAGACACTTGTGTGTAGCTTTGGGTGCACAAACTCCacttggtcaaaattaatcccgtcTGTCTTtctcatttcatttatttactcccCACGCTATTCAGGCATTTAGCCACTGTATTGCTTTGGGACAATAGATTCCATCCATCAAATCATTGTACAACAGCGCAAAAAATGCATATTGACCTAAGACTGGAAAGCTTTGCTAACTGCTTCCATCTAAGAAATAATGTACCAATATTTCATGTTTATTACTTAAAGCCAAGTTCTAATTAAGTTGTAATCG contains the following coding sequences:
- the LOC119434115 gene encoding NADH dehydrogenase [ubiquinone] 1 alpha subcomplex assembly factor 2-like isoform X2 yields the protein MSSGGRGVIVRIWNNFLSSITTKQSPHREVGRDHFGNRYFEIAADPSRGKRKPRRWFEPRTKDNFNADMPPEWEAWLRARRSSPPTQEEIAHNEAIKQSKLQKAALLERTAREDRERRQTGVINPQLPTGFPTYDDYKQTDTEETRSSEELPGRIPPK